One part of the Pandoraea faecigallinarum genome encodes these proteins:
- the aceB gene encoding malate synthase A translates to MPLTLPPGMQLHVDAADIRPEYEAILTPDALAFIAKLHRAFESQRQTLLAAREARVARLDAGEVPDFLPETQAIRDGDWRIAPLPAALQCRRVEITGPVERKMIINALNSGADSYMTDFEDSNTPNWHNQLQGHINVHDAVRGTISLEQNGKHYKLNDKVATLIVRPRGWHLDEKHVSVDGVRMSGSLFDFGLHVFHNAKASLARGFGPYYYLPKLESHLEARLWNDVFVLAQNELGIAQGTIKATVLVETILAAFEMDEILYELREHSAGLNAGRWDYIFSCIKKFKVDAGFCLADRSRINMTVPFMRAYALLLLKTCHRRNAPAIGGMSALIPIKHDAQANERAMAGIRGDKARDATDGYDGGWVAHPGLVPVAMEEFVKVLGERPNQIDKQRDDVNVKGRDLLEFKPEAPITEAGLRNNINVGIHYLGAWLAGNGCVPIHNLMEDAATAEISRSQVWQWIRSPKGKLDDGRKVTAELVRELIPQELANVKELVGQVAPTYDRAAVIFEQMSTSEDFVEFLTLPLYEEV, encoded by the coding sequence ATGCCTTTGACTCTGCCCCCCGGCATGCAACTGCATGTCGACGCCGCCGATATCCGTCCCGAATATGAAGCCATCCTGACGCCTGACGCGCTGGCCTTCATCGCCAAGCTGCACCGCGCCTTCGAATCGCAGCGCCAGACGTTGCTCGCCGCCCGTGAAGCACGCGTCGCACGACTGGACGCCGGGGAGGTGCCCGACTTCCTGCCCGAGACGCAGGCGATCCGCGACGGCGACTGGCGCATCGCACCGCTGCCGGCGGCGCTGCAATGCCGCCGCGTGGAAATCACCGGCCCGGTCGAGCGCAAGATGATTATCAATGCGCTGAATTCGGGTGCTGACAGCTACATGACCGATTTCGAGGACTCGAACACGCCGAATTGGCACAATCAGTTGCAAGGTCACATCAACGTGCACGACGCGGTGCGCGGCACCATCAGCCTCGAACAAAATGGTAAGCACTACAAACTGAACGACAAGGTCGCCACACTGATCGTGCGGCCGCGTGGCTGGCATCTGGACGAGAAGCACGTCAGCGTCGACGGCGTGCGCATGTCGGGCAGTCTGTTCGACTTCGGCCTGCATGTCTTTCACAACGCGAAGGCGTCTCTGGCTCGCGGTTTCGGTCCGTACTACTATCTGCCGAAGCTCGAGAGTCACCTCGAAGCGCGGCTGTGGAACGACGTGTTCGTGCTCGCACAGAACGAGCTCGGGATTGCGCAGGGCACGATCAAGGCGACGGTGCTCGTCGAGACGATCCTCGCTGCGTTCGAAATGGATGAAATCCTGTACGAACTGCGCGAGCACAGCGCCGGCCTGAACGCCGGGCGCTGGGACTACATCTTCTCTTGCATCAAGAAGTTCAAGGTGGATGCCGGCTTCTGTCTGGCCGACCGTAGCCGCATCAACATGACGGTGCCATTCATGCGTGCGTATGCGCTGCTGCTGCTCAAGACGTGTCATCGCCGCAACGCACCGGCCATCGGCGGCATGAGCGCGCTGATCCCGATCAAGCACGACGCGCAGGCCAACGAGAGGGCCATGGCCGGTATCCGTGGCGACAAGGCGCGCGATGCGACCGACGGTTACGACGGCGGCTGGGTGGCGCACCCGGGCCTCGTGCCCGTGGCCATGGAGGAGTTCGTGAAGGTGCTCGGCGAGCGCCCCAACCAGATCGACAAGCAGCGCGACGACGTAAACGTCAAGGGCCGCGACCTGCTGGAGTTCAAGCCCGAAGCGCCGATTACCGAGGCCGGGCTGCGTAACAACATCAACGTGGGCATCCACTATCTGGGGGCATGGCTGGCGGGCAACGGCTGTGTGCCGATCCACAATCTGATGGAAGATGCGGCCACCGCGGAAATTTCGCGCTCGCAGGTGTGGCAATGGATCCGTTCACCGAAGGGCAAGCTCGACGACGGCCGCAAGGTCACGGCCGAACTGGTGCGTGAATTGATCCCGCAGGAACTCGCCAACGTCAAGGAACTCGTGGGGCAGGTGGCGCCGACGTACGATCGCGCGGCCGTGATCTTCGAACAAATGAGCACGAGCGAGGATTTCGTCGAATTCCTCACGCTGCCGCTCTACGAAGAAGTGTGA
- the pip gene encoding prolyl aminopeptidase, translated as MYPPIDPFESGMLDVGNGHRIYWERCGNPKGKPAVFLHGGPGGGCSSDHRRLFDPSKYCVTLFDQRGCGRSLPHASLDCNTTWDLVDDIEALRTQFGHDRWLVFGGSWGSTLGLAYAQAHVDRVSELIVRGIFAVRREEVHWYYQKGASWLFPDRWEKFLAPIPLEERGDLLRAYQKRLTHPDEAVRIEAARAWSMWEGSTITLLPDDQLADAFGDPHYAIAFARIENHYFMHDGFLKPNQLIGGAHVLREIPGVIVQGRYDVATPARTAWDLHKAWPEADFYWAPDAGHAFSEPTVLHWLIEATDRFASA; from the coding sequence TTGTATCCTCCCATCGACCCTTTCGAGAGCGGCATGCTCGACGTCGGCAACGGGCACCGCATTTACTGGGAGCGTTGCGGCAACCCGAAGGGTAAGCCAGCGGTGTTTCTGCATGGTGGTCCTGGCGGGGGCTGTTCGTCGGATCACCGGCGCCTGTTCGACCCGTCGAAGTACTGCGTCACGCTCTTCGACCAGCGCGGGTGCGGGCGCTCGCTGCCGCACGCGAGCCTCGACTGCAACACCACGTGGGACCTCGTCGACGATATCGAAGCGTTGCGTACGCAGTTCGGCCATGACCGGTGGCTGGTGTTCGGTGGCTCGTGGGGCAGCACGCTCGGCCTGGCATATGCGCAGGCGCACGTCGACCGGGTGAGCGAACTGATCGTGCGGGGCATCTTCGCGGTGCGTCGTGAGGAGGTGCACTGGTACTACCAGAAGGGCGCATCCTGGCTGTTCCCGGATCGTTGGGAAAAGTTTCTTGCGCCGATTCCGCTCGAAGAGCGTGGTGATCTCCTGCGCGCCTATCAAAAGCGGCTCACCCATCCCGACGAGGCTGTTCGTATCGAAGCGGCACGGGCATGGAGCATGTGGGAGGGCAGCACGATTACGCTATTGCCGGATGACCAGCTTGCCGACGCATTCGGCGATCCGCACTACGCGATTGCATTCGCCCGCATTGAAAATCATTACTTCATGCACGATGGTTTTCTCAAGCCGAATCAATTGATCGGCGGGGCGCACGTGTTGCGCGAGATTCCGGGGGTGATCGTGCAGGGACGTTACGACGTGGCGACGCCCGCGCGCACCGCATGGGATCTGCACAAAGCGTGGCCCGAGGCCGATTTCTACTGGGCGCCCGATGCCGGACATGCGTTCAGCGAGCCGACCGTTCTGCACTGGCTGATCGAGGCGACCGATCGGTTTGCGTCGGCGTAG
- a CDS encoding DEAD/DEAH box helicase — protein MEQHSKLSAIAQTYFPSSEENEKAVVDVASDDDGKPTFAELGLNEAILSALTAAGYTHPTPVQQRAIPAALAGRDLLVSSPTGSGKTAAFMLPAIHRFAEMQASGELNSRAPAAHPRNQPAAPGEKPRKGQRVRRVAAQPLLLVLTPTRELAQQVSSAADTYGKQLRRLRTVSILGGMPYPRQLEMLAKQPEIIVATPGRLLDHISSGKIDLSQLMMLVLDEADRMLDMGFIDDIQTIVDATPQTRQTLLFSATIDGRMGEITRRLLRDPETIEITRSSDQRTNENIEQTLHYVDDRAHKDRLLTHLLGNDSLDQAIVFTSTKRDADLLADQLEQAGFDSAALHGDMPQGVRNRTLRALRERRVRVLVATDVAARGIDVPGITHVFNYDLPKFAEDYVHRIGRTGRAGRRGVAVSLAAHAEVGAVRRIERYTRQPLPVNVVAGFEPRRSPPKAGAGGKRPGQGRGGYGNRGNAGNGGRWSNSGPRQGNGGYGGGNGGYQGGQRFGGNKPAGSFERRESSGYQGGYQQNDGGNGFSTGASTDRFERRSPRPFDDNRQDRGGRSFEGGYRQDRGTRSFDGQRQDRGGYGNRGNGGNGGFNKRRGD, from the coding sequence ATGGAACAGCATTCCAAGCTGTCTGCCATCGCGCAGACGTATTTCCCGTCGTCCGAAGAAAACGAAAAGGCCGTTGTTGACGTCGCAAGCGACGACGACGGCAAGCCCACGTTCGCCGAACTTGGCCTGAACGAAGCCATCCTCTCGGCGCTGACCGCTGCCGGTTACACGCATCCGACGCCCGTTCAACAGCGCGCGATTCCTGCCGCGCTCGCCGGGCGCGATCTGCTCGTGTCGAGCCCGACGGGTTCGGGCAAAACGGCCGCCTTCATGCTGCCGGCCATCCACCGCTTTGCCGAAATGCAGGCCAGCGGCGAACTGAACAGCCGCGCCCCGGCCGCTCACCCGCGCAATCAACCGGCCGCCCCGGGTGAAAAGCCGCGCAAGGGTCAACGCGTGCGTCGCGTTGCCGCGCAGCCGTTGCTGCTCGTGCTCACGCCGACACGCGAACTGGCGCAACAGGTATCGAGCGCTGCCGATACCTATGGCAAGCAGTTGCGCCGGCTGCGCACGGTGAGCATTCTGGGCGGCATGCCCTATCCGCGTCAGCTCGAAATGCTGGCCAAGCAACCCGAAATCATTGTGGCAACGCCAGGACGTCTGCTCGATCACATCTCCAGCGGCAAGATCGATCTGTCGCAACTGATGATGCTCGTGCTCGACGAAGCCGACCGCATGCTCGACATGGGCTTCATCGACGACATTCAGACCATCGTCGACGCCACGCCGCAAACGCGTCAAACGCTGCTGTTCTCGGCAACGATCGACGGCCGCATGGGCGAAATCACGCGCCGTCTGCTGCGCGATCCGGAAACCATCGAGATCACGCGCAGCAGCGATCAGCGCACCAACGAAAACATCGAGCAAACGCTGCACTATGTGGATGACCGTGCCCACAAGGACCGTCTGCTCACCCACCTGCTCGGCAACGACTCGCTCGACCAGGCCATCGTATTCACGTCGACCAAGCGCGACGCCGATCTGCTGGCCGATCAGCTCGAACAAGCCGGTTTCGACAGCGCCGCCCTGCACGGCGACATGCCGCAAGGCGTGCGTAACCGTACGCTGCGCGCCCTGCGCGAGCGCCGTGTGCGCGTGCTTGTGGCCACCGACGTCGCCGCACGCGGCATCGACGTGCCGGGTATCACGCATGTGTTCAACTACGATTTGCCGAAGTTCGCGGAAGACTACGTCCACCGTATCGGCCGCACGGGTCGCGCCGGTCGTCGTGGCGTGGCCGTGAGCCTCGCCGCACACGCCGAAGTCGGCGCCGTGCGCCGCATCGAGCGCTATACACGTCAGCCGCTGCCGGTAAACGTCGTGGCCGGTTTCGAACCGCGCCGCTCGCCGCCGAAGGCTGGCGCAGGCGGCAAGCGCCCGGGTCAGGGTCGTGGCGGCTACGGCAATCGCGGCAACGCGGGCAACGGCGGCCGCTGGAGCAACAGCGGCCCGCGTCAGGGCAACGGTGGTTACGGCGGCGGCAATGGCGGCTATCAGGGCGGCCAGCGCTTCGGCGGCAATAAGCCGGCCGGTTCGTTCGAGCGTCGCGAGAGCAGCGGCTATCAGGGCGGCTACCAGCAAAACGACGGTGGTAATGGCTTCTCGACGGGCGCGTCCACGGACCGCTTCGAGCGTCGTTCCCCGCGTCCGTTCGACGACAACCGTCAGGACCGCGGCGGCCGTTCGTTCGAAGGCGGCTATCGCCAGGATCGCGGCACCCGCAGCTTCGACGGCCAACGTCAGGATCGCGGCGGCTACGGCAATCGCGGTAACGGTGGCAACGGCGGCTTCAACAAACGTCGCGGCGACTGA
- the tsaB gene encoding tRNA (adenosine(37)-N6)-threonylcarbamoyltransferase complex dimerization subunit type 1 TsaB produces the protein MSSITLLALDTSTEFCSVAVYRHDVANSAPALVVERHLDTGPVSSTHILPAARDILREAGVTLAQCDAIAFGAGPGSFTGLRTACGVAQGLAFGAGLPVVPVGTLLACAEAARAMRATSIDAQRVLVALDARMNEAYWADYAWDDASGEWREVHGPSLDAAERVRAPDAAFVVAGNAVAAFGERLHASLQAQAVLVDAMPRARYVASLAARAFARGEAIAADQAMPVYIRNKVAQTTAEREAIKQAATRVDGKGAL, from the coding sequence ATGTCTTCGATTACGCTTCTCGCCCTCGATACGTCGACCGAATTCTGTTCGGTCGCCGTATATCGCCACGATGTGGCCAATAGTGCGCCTGCGCTCGTCGTCGAGCGCCATCTCGATACCGGTCCGGTCTCCAGCACGCACATCCTTCCCGCGGCGCGCGACATCCTGCGCGAAGCCGGCGTGACGCTGGCTCAGTGCGATGCCATCGCCTTTGGCGCGGGCCCCGGCTCGTTCACCGGCTTGCGTACGGCGTGCGGCGTTGCGCAAGGGCTTGCGTTCGGCGCCGGCTTGCCGGTGGTGCCCGTTGGCACGCTGCTCGCGTGTGCCGAAGCGGCCCGCGCCATGCGCGCCACGAGTATCGATGCACAGCGTGTGCTCGTCGCGCTCGACGCTCGCATGAACGAGGCGTATTGGGCCGATTACGCATGGGACGATGCGTCCGGCGAATGGCGCGAGGTGCACGGCCCGTCGCTCGACGCCGCCGAACGGGTTCGCGCACCCGATGCCGCATTCGTCGTTGCGGGCAATGCGGTGGCAGCCTTCGGTGAGCGTCTGCATGCGAGCCTTCAGGCGCAGGCCGTGCTGGTGGATGCCATGCCGCGTGCGCGGTATGTCGCGTCGCTCGCCGCCCGGGCCTTTGCACGCGGTGAGGCCATTGCCGCGGATCAGGCGATGCCCGTGTACATCCGCAACAAGGTGGCGCAAACGACCGCCGAGCGCGAGGCCATCAAGCAGGCGGCAACGCGGGTCGACGGCAAGGGGGCGCTCTGA
- the rimI gene encoding ribosomal protein S18-alanine N-acetyltransferase, producing the protein MRQAGPNHYSPMTLADLDEVVAVEVRAYPFPWTRQNFADSLDAGHRGVCLRAVDGTLLGYFLLMPVVDESHLLNVCVAPEMQGNGLGVQLLQEVVRVSRELGMGGVLLEVRPSNMRALRIYERFGFEQIGRRKGYYPASGRREDAIVMRLSWETDRAVA; encoded by the coding sequence ATGCGTCAGGCCGGACCGAATCATTATTCGCCGATGACGCTGGCCGATCTCGACGAGGTCGTTGCGGTCGAAGTGCGGGCGTACCCGTTTCCGTGGACCCGCCAGAATTTCGCGGACTCGCTCGATGCCGGGCATCGCGGTGTTTGCCTGCGTGCCGTCGACGGCACATTACTGGGCTATTTCCTGCTGATGCCGGTCGTCGACGAGTCGCATCTGCTCAATGTCTGCGTCGCGCCCGAAATGCAGGGCAACGGCCTGGGTGTGCAGTTGCTGCAGGAAGTGGTGCGTGTCTCGCGTGAGCTGGGCATGGGCGGGGTGCTGCTCGAAGTGCGCCCGTCGAACATGCGCGCACTTCGCATTTATGAGCGTTTCGGCTTCGAGCAGATTGGCCGGCGCAAGGGATACTATCCGGCGAGCGGGCGTCGTGAAGACGCCATCGTGATGCGCCTGTCGTGGGAGACCGATCGTGCCGTGGCCTAA
- a CDS encoding uracil-DNA glycosylase, protein MPWPKAILEEFGLWPVWMSNAAVADAAASAAACAATAGESNVATLADPACAAVARGEDLPPWDVPPAVPASPASASRPAVARPSALDDVQAAPTAPVRRETPPAPQPVARESAGHRTIDMPPEDVPMWLDSDGYGDGDAAADAALWSIVREAGDEAPSRPALPGVETLDWDALTERVANCRLCGLCEKRTQTVFGVGDREADWLLVGEAPGQQEDLQGEPFVGQAGKLLDNMLRASALTRGENVYIANVLKCRPPNNRDPEADEVASCEPYLKRQVALLKPRVIVVMGRFAAQSILRTQASIASLRGRVHEYEGVPVIVTYHPAYLLRSLPDKAKAWTDWCLARATYEAVCETTPDNKPTAN, encoded by the coding sequence GTGCCGTGGCCTAAAGCGATTCTGGAAGAGTTCGGGCTGTGGCCGGTGTGGATGTCGAACGCGGCCGTGGCGGATGCCGCAGCGTCTGCGGCGGCGTGCGCGGCGACTGCCGGCGAAAGTAACGTTGCGACGCTTGCCGACCCTGCCTGCGCGGCGGTCGCGCGGGGCGAGGACCTGCCGCCGTGGGATGTGCCGCCGGCGGTACCGGCGTCGCCCGCGAGCGCGTCGCGTCCTGCCGTTGCACGGCCTTCGGCGCTCGACGATGTGCAGGCGGCACCGACTGCACCGGTTCGGCGCGAAACGCCGCCGGCGCCCCAGCCGGTGGCGCGAGAGTCCGCTGGCCATCGCACGATCGACATGCCGCCCGAGGACGTGCCGATGTGGCTCGACAGCGATGGCTACGGCGATGGCGATGCCGCCGCCGATGCCGCGCTCTGGTCGATCGTGCGCGAGGCGGGGGACGAAGCCCCGTCGCGGCCGGCGTTGCCGGGCGTCGAGACACTGGATTGGGACGCGCTGACCGAGCGCGTGGCCAATTGCCGGTTGTGCGGTCTGTGCGAAAAGCGTACGCAGACGGTCTTCGGCGTTGGGGATCGCGAGGCGGACTGGCTGCTCGTGGGCGAAGCCCCCGGGCAGCAGGAAGACTTGCAGGGCGAGCCGTTCGTGGGGCAGGCGGGCAAATTGCTCGACAACATGCTGCGTGCCTCGGCGCTCACGCGTGGCGAGAACGTTTATATCGCCAACGTGCTGAAATGCCGCCCGCCGAACAATCGTGATCCGGAAGCCGATGAAGTGGCGAGCTGCGAGCCGTATCTGAAGCGCCAGGTCGCGTTGCTCAAACCGCGCGTGATTGTGGTGATGGGGCGCTTCGCGGCGCAGAGCATCCTTCGCACGCAGGCGAGCATCGCCAGTCTGCGTGGGCGCGTGCATGAGTATGAAGGGGTGCCGGTGATCGTGACGTACCATCCGGCGTATCTGTTGCGCAGTCTACCCGACAAGGCCAAAGCCTGGACGGACTGGTGCCTGGCGCGGGCTACCTACGAGGCGGTGTGCGAAACGACTCCGGACAACAAGCCTACGGCGAACTGA
- a CDS encoding DUF1853 family protein, which produces MRNDSGQQAYGELIETLREAPVRDLAWLLLSADLLSAARFPAALAHFDGVQAAADIAAVSPQGLPPAPLPGVAEPVFHSRVLHDWLLACDANPEPLREMLARGESHRLGRYAEQLLHFALLHSPRFDLIAAGLQVRDVRRGNMTLGECDFLLERRADRRLLHWELAVKLYLFVPPEVPSSPSSVLDERAIQFHWLGPNLADSLADKVARLLGHQLRLTSLDAARSALPAPGPWLPQVYLKGWLFHPLGQRGTLPQVASEAHGRGWWATLDEWWVHAHSMLPGRQTSQRRQTGAWAMLPRSRWLAPARVDACAALSLDAMRAHIEAHWRERGVAEPLLIVSLARRTDDAAAGDWFECERGFVVPDFWAPRARHRIEELRERADAAARRALAQTADDGAPSI; this is translated from the coding sequence GTGCGAAACGACTCCGGACAACAAGCCTACGGCGAACTGATCGAAACGCTGCGCGAGGCGCCCGTGCGCGACCTCGCGTGGTTATTGTTGTCCGCCGACCTGCTCAGTGCTGCACGGTTTCCGGCCGCGTTGGCGCACTTCGACGGCGTGCAGGCCGCGGCCGACATCGCTGCCGTCTCCCCCCAGGGCCTGCCGCCCGCGCCGCTTCCCGGCGTCGCCGAACCCGTTTTCCATTCCCGTGTCCTGCATGACTGGCTGCTTGCCTGCGACGCCAACCCGGAACCGCTGCGCGAGATGCTTGCGCGCGGCGAAAGCCACCGGCTGGGTCGTTACGCCGAGCAGTTGCTGCATTTTGCGCTGCTGCACAGTCCCCGGTTCGATCTGATTGCGGCGGGTCTTCAGGTGCGTGATGTGCGACGGGGCAACATGACGCTGGGCGAGTGCGACTTCCTGCTGGAGCGCCGGGCGGACCGCCGGTTGCTGCATTGGGAACTGGCCGTGAAGCTGTACCTGTTCGTGCCGCCTGAGGTGCCATCGTCACCCTCGTCAGTTCTCGACGAGCGAGCGATCCAGTTTCATTGGCTCGGCCCGAATCTGGCCGATAGCCTCGCGGACAAGGTGGCGAGACTGCTCGGGCATCAATTGCGCCTGACGTCGCTCGACGCCGCACGTAGCGCACTGCCTGCGCCGGGGCCGTGGCTGCCGCAGGTCTATCTCAAGGGATGGTTGTTCCACCCGCTGGGGCAGCGTGGGACGTTGCCGCAGGTCGCGTCCGAAGCGCATGGTCGCGGCTGGTGGGCCACGCTTGACGAGTGGTGGGTGCATGCGCATTCCATGCTGCCGGGGCGGCAAACGTCGCAACGCCGTCAAACCGGGGCCTGGGCAATGCTGCCGCGATCGCGCTGGCTCGCGCCGGCGCGTGTCGATGCGTGCGCCGCGCTGTCGCTGGACGCCATGCGCGCGCATATCGAGGCCCATTGGCGTGAGCGCGGTGTTGCGGAGCCGCTGTTGATCGTCTCGCTGGCAAGACGCACGGACGATGCCGCCGCAGGTGACTGGTTCGAATGTGAGCGGGGCTTCGTCGTCCCCGACTTCTGGGCGCCGCGCGCGCGGCACCGTATCGAGGAATTGCGCGAACGCGCCGACGCTGCCGCACGCCGCGCACTGGCGCAGACGGCCGACGACGGCGCGCCGTCGATCTGA
- the thiD gene encoding bifunctional hydroxymethylpyrimidine kinase/phosphomethylpyrimidine kinase, protein MNSLPSSSRQSSVPIALTIAGSDSSGGAGIQADLKAFSALGAYGASVITALTAQNTQGVTGIHTPPASFVTAQMDAVFQDLDVDAVKLGMLANADVVRAVAAGLRQYKPRFVVLDTVMISKSGHALLQPDAVAALRDELLPLADLITPNLPEAAALLGVAPATDEREMERQAQALRALGARNVLVKGGHLAGDLSPDWLVSAAGVERFNAPRIAAHNTHGTGCTLSAALAALRPRRHDWPDTVRDAKAYLNGALAASDELSIGKGIGPVHHFHAVWPKS, encoded by the coding sequence ATGAATTCGCTTCCGTCGTCCTCTCGCCAGTCGTCCGTTCCCATTGCGCTGACCATCGCCGGCTCCGATTCCAGCGGTGGCGCCGGCATTCAGGCCGACCTCAAGGCGTTCAGCGCGCTCGGTGCCTACGGCGCCAGCGTGATTACGGCGCTCACGGCGCAAAACACGCAAGGCGTGACGGGCATCCACACGCCGCCGGCGAGTTTCGTCACGGCACAAATGGACGCCGTCTTTCAGGACCTCGACGTCGATGCGGTCAAGCTCGGCATGCTCGCCAACGCCGACGTCGTGCGGGCAGTGGCCGCCGGACTGCGCCAGTACAAACCGCGTTTCGTCGTGCTCGACACGGTGATGATTTCGAAGAGCGGTCACGCGCTGCTGCAACCGGACGCCGTCGCCGCCCTGCGCGACGAACTGCTGCCGCTGGCCGATCTGATCACACCGAACTTGCCGGAAGCCGCGGCACTGCTGGGCGTGGCCCCGGCGACGGACGAGCGTGAAATGGAGCGTCAGGCGCAGGCACTGCGTGCGCTCGGCGCGCGTAACGTACTGGTCAAGGGCGGACACCTGGCGGGTGATCTGAGCCCCGACTGGCTGGTGAGCGCGGCAGGCGTCGAGCGCTTCAACGCCCCACGCATCGCCGCCCACAATACGCACGGCACGGGCTGCACGCTGTCGGCTGCGCTCGCGGCCCTTCGTCCGCGTCGCCACGACTGGCCGGATACGGTGCGCGACGCCAAGGCTTACCTGAACGGCGCTCTCGCCGCCAGCGACGAACTGAGCATCGGCAAAGGCATCGGCCCCGTCCATCACTTCCACGCGGTCTGGCCGAAGAGCTAA
- the lplT gene encoding lysophospholipid transporter LplT — MKKGFYTIMAAQFFSSLADNALLIAAIALLKDLHSPQWMTPLLKLFFVLSYVILAAYVGAFADSMPKGKVMFISNSIKVAGCLMMLFGSHPLVAYGVVGFGAAAYSPAKYGILTELLPAERLVAANGWIEGLTVSSIILGTVLGGALISPHISQWVLLHTPDVINSPAMAAMIVIMGIYVVAALFNLRIPDTGARYARQERNPIKLLSDFADCFVTLWRDKLGQISLAVTTLFWGAGATLQFIVLRWAEKALGMTLSEGAILQAVSAVGVAIGAIVAASRIPLKRSLSVLPVGIAMGIAVMAMAFFSKDLLPWGTEWKVPLYLIVSYIFLIIVGALAGFFVVPMNALLQHRGHVLLSAGHSIAVQNFNENLSVLIMLCLYALLIWFNVPVGVVIILFGVFVSGTMWLVMKRHQANQREFDSVALIGEVKH, encoded by the coding sequence ATGAAGAAAGGCTTTTATACCATCATGGCCGCGCAGTTTTTTTCGTCGCTGGCCGACAATGCATTGCTGATTGCCGCAATCGCACTCCTGAAAGATCTGCATTCCCCGCAGTGGATGACACCGCTGCTCAAACTCTTCTTCGTTCTCTCGTACGTCATTCTCGCCGCCTATGTCGGGGCATTTGCCGACTCCATGCCCAAGGGCAAGGTAATGTTCATCAGCAACTCGATCAAGGTCGCCGGGTGCCTGATGATGTTGTTCGGCTCGCATCCGCTTGTTGCCTATGGCGTAGTGGGGTTCGGCGCGGCCGCCTACTCGCCCGCGAAGTACGGAATCCTCACCGAACTGCTGCCGGCCGAACGACTCGTTGCCGCAAACGGCTGGATCGAAGGACTTACCGTCAGCTCGATCATTCTGGGCACCGTGCTCGGGGGTGCGCTGATCAGTCCGCATATCTCCCAGTGGGTGCTGCTCCATACGCCTGACGTGATCAACTCGCCGGCGATGGCCGCGATGATCGTCATCATGGGAATTTACGTGGTCGCGGCGCTGTTCAATCTGCGCATTCCGGATACCGGCGCGCGCTACGCGCGTCAGGAGCGCAATCCGATCAAACTCCTTTCGGATTTCGCCGATTGCTTCGTCACGCTGTGGCGCGACAAGCTCGGCCAGATCTCACTGGCCGTCACCACGCTGTTCTGGGGGGCAGGCGCCACGCTGCAATTCATCGTGCTGCGCTGGGCCGAAAAGGCGCTCGGCATGACGCTCTCCGAAGGCGCGATCCTGCAAGCCGTGTCGGCCGTGGGCGTGGCCATCGGCGCTATCGTCGCCGCCTCGCGCATTCCGCTCAAGCGTTCGCTGTCCGTGCTGCCCGTGGGCATTGCCATGGGCATCGCCGTGATGGCAATGGCCTTTTTCTCGAAAGATCTGCTGCCGTGGGGCACCGAGTGGAAAGTCCCGCTGTATCTGATCGTCTCGTACATCTTCCTCATTATCGTCGGCGCGCTCGCGGGTTTCTTCGTGGTCCCGATGAACGCGCTGCTCCAGCATCGCGGTCACGTGCTGCTCTCTGCGGGCCACTCCATCGCCGTACAGAACTTCAACGAGAATCTGTCGGTGCTGATCATGCTGTGCCTGTACGCACTGCTGATCTGGTTCAACGTGCCCGTCGGCGTGGTCATCATTCTGTTCGGTGTTTTCGTCTCGGGCACGATGTGGCTCGTCATGAAGCGTCACCAGGCCAATCAGCGAGAATTCGATTCGGTCGCGCTCATTGGTGAAGTCAAGCATTGA